Proteins co-encoded in one Gehongia tenuis genomic window:
- a CDS encoding MBL fold metallo-hydrolase codes for MQRDQAKITYLDHSGFSVETETALLIFDYYNPKPDEEGRGTVDLAEVPREKKVYIFVSHAHSDHYNKFIYELAGVRANIQYILGVGVPKGGRSAAILKPQDEFEDGTVYVKAYGSTDEGVSFLVRVDGMNLFHAGDLNWWHWRSESSLSEINEAEEAFMHEIGLIAQDRPLIDVAFFPVDPRMGQFYEAGAEHFITVFKPTLFFPMHFGGSIHNIADFYRKVKMKRVKIMPIKHRGETFLYMKQE; via the coding sequence GTGCAAAGGGATCAAGCGAAAATTACATACCTGGATCACAGCGGCTTTTCCGTGGAGACGGAAACGGCGCTGCTCATCTTTGACTACTACAATCCAAAGCCGGACGAAGAGGGCCGGGGCACGGTGGATCTTGCGGAGGTGCCCCGGGAAAAGAAGGTCTATATCTTTGTCAGCCACGCCCATTCGGACCACTACAACAAGTTCATCTATGAGCTTGCCGGCGTGCGGGCGAACATCCAGTACATTCTGGGCGTGGGCGTTCCGAAGGGCGGCCGCAGCGCGGCCATCCTGAAGCCCCAGGACGAGTTCGAGGACGGCACGGTCTATGTCAAGGCCTATGGCAGCACCGACGAGGGCGTGTCCTTCCTGGTGCGGGTGGACGGCATGAACCTCTTCCATGCGGGAGACCTCAACTGGTGGCATTGGCGGAGCGAATCCTCGTTGAGCGAGATCAACGAGGCGGAGGAGGCTTTCATGCACGAGATCGGGCTCATCGCCCAGGACCGGCCGCTCATTGACGTGGCTTTTTTTCCGGTGGATCCCAGAATGGGCCAGTTCTACGAGGCGGGCGCCGAACACTTCATCACCGTCTTCAAGCCCACCCTCTTTTTTCCCATGCATTTTGGAGGCAGCATCCATAACATCGCCGATTTTTATCGCAAGGTGAAGATGAAGCGGGTGAAGATCATGCCCATCAAGCACCGAGGCGAGACTTTTTTGTATATGAAGCAGGAATGA
- a CDS encoding EAL domain-containing protein, with protein sequence MLQLKKLLIVDDNHVNRQVLCKILSDTYEVLEAENGREAMAILHRSYESISAVLLDIVMPVMNGYEVLEEIRGDAFLSKIPIIVTTGSDDYSAEIKALSLGAHDFLLKPYKPAVILHRLANTIKLRETAALVNAIEKDELTGVYSKEFFYKKAEKILLENENLQYDIVCMDIERFKLVNDLFGMQEGDELLRHIANLIKHYVGNHGICGRVGADKFACLLPHREHYEDNLFNDAIEAINEFPIGISINVCYGIYCIDDVTIPISVMCDRALIACSSIKGKYDIHHAYYSDKLRQSLLSEQVILDSIKTALLENQFEIYYQPKYDLSNETIAGAEALVRWNHPVKGFISPTDFIPLFERNGFITDLDIYVWETVCRQLHHWLDNGQPMIPISVNVSRVDIYNPELTRILTGLIKKYNLKAEYLHIEITETAYTENPDQIISTVLELRKLGFIIEMDDFGTGYSSLNMLSELPIHVLKLDMRFIQSENAKRNRKNILSFIISLAKWLDLQVVAEGVETEKQAQMLKSMDCNYAQGYYFAKPMPHEEFENHIKQHNSEIIDEKDPSKDSNKDKVMIQKSKSDRIMVIVDDSTINRTILSKIFHELYTIVEAENGQDAYLYLEENFSIIDIVLLDLVMPVMDGFQMLGKMKNCEQLRNMPVIITTQTGEYSEARALAMGAADFIPKPYNREVALHRVSNVMAQSKLRAIERERELAHKVEEMRYKAEHDSLTGLYNRAAMETSINNFFANHEKAEGALLMLDIDCFKSVNDTLGHDKGDDLLVDISNILLSSFRKEDVVARLGGDEFAVFVPFRLPPADLQKRAKKLCEKLKIQLDGIKVSATIGIANAPLHGSDYQTLYKNADAALLAAKRLGKDQYKIYDMQMEMPSPSLYRNMDWLLDETSDAIVICDMKSYEILYLNSVAAKIAGKDKSLCVGQTCYKTLWKRERPCEHCISCGKLSQAYIEQEVEDDATKHHYIIRDKLMEWGNKYARIQYIQDDTARNQFKNELVQANERFSGMLSSLQAGLVKCQLNDQWTVLEANEQFYEIIGYSKEEFEARFDNSLAAVVEPSCLEENRIQLQQQLKIGEKVVMDSCFINRLGNPVHVTDQTVVVTEPDGKSYFYCTYIRKADVQIPQKGDAAI encoded by the coding sequence ATGCTTCAGCTAAAGAAATTACTCATCGTTGATGACAATCACGTAAACAGGCAGGTTCTATGCAAGATATTAAGTGATACATATGAGGTGCTGGAGGCAGAAAATGGCAGAGAAGCCATGGCAATATTACATCGTTCATATGAGAGCATTTCTGCGGTCTTGCTTGACATTGTCATGCCTGTGATGAACGGCTATGAGGTGTTGGAGGAAATTCGGGGAGATGCTTTTTTATCGAAAATACCGATTATCGTTACAACCGGAAGCGATGATTACAGTGCTGAAATAAAGGCGTTGTCTTTGGGTGCCCACGACTTTTTACTGAAGCCCTATAAGCCTGCTGTTATTTTGCACCGCCTTGCCAATACCATCAAGTTAAGAGAAACGGCTGCATTGGTCAACGCGATTGAAAAGGACGAGCTTACTGGTGTTTACAGCAAGGAATTTTTCTATAAAAAAGCAGAAAAGATCCTGCTGGAAAACGAGAATTTGCAGTACGATATTGTATGTATGGATATCGAACGGTTTAAGCTTGTTAACGATCTGTTTGGCATGCAGGAAGGCGATGAACTACTGAGGCATATTGCGAATCTAATAAAGCATTATGTCGGCAATCATGGTATTTGCGGCCGTGTGGGTGCGGATAAATTTGCCTGCCTGCTTCCGCACAGAGAACACTACGAAGACAATTTGTTCAACGATGCAATCGAGGCAATCAATGAGTTTCCGATCGGTATCAGTATCAATGTCTGCTACGGCATTTACTGTATTGACGATGTCACAATACCAATTAGCGTCATGTGTGACCGGGCGCTGATTGCATGCAGCTCAATCAAGGGAAAGTATGATATTCACCATGCGTATTACTCGGACAAGCTCAGACAGTCGCTGCTTTCTGAACAGGTTATTCTTGACAGCATAAAAACAGCGCTGCTGGAAAACCAGTTTGAGATATACTACCAGCCGAAATATGATTTATCCAACGAAACCATAGCCGGCGCCGAAGCTCTGGTGCGCTGGAATCATCCCGTCAAAGGGTTCATATCCCCTACCGATTTTATCCCTCTTTTTGAGCGAAACGGATTTATTACAGATTTAGATATTTACGTATGGGAAACCGTATGCCGCCAGCTGCACCATTGGTTGGATAACGGGCAGCCCATGATCCCGATCTCTGTAAATGTCTCCCGGGTGGATATTTATAATCCGGAGCTCACGCGGATTTTAACCGGGCTAATTAAAAAATACAATCTGAAGGCGGAGTATCTCCATATAGAGATTACCGAAACAGCATACACGGAAAATCCGGATCAAATTATCAGCACAGTTCTGGAACTGAGAAAGCTGGGATTTATTATTGAGATGGATGATTTTGGGACAGGCTATTCTTCCCTCAATATGCTTTCCGAATTGCCGATTCATGTGCTGAAGCTGGATATGAGGTTTATCCAAAGTGAAAATGCAAAGAGAAACCGCAAAAACATTCTGAGCTTTATCATCAGTCTTGCCAAGTGGCTCGACTTGCAGGTGGTAGCCGAGGGTGTAGAGACAGAGAAGCAAGCACAGATGCTCAAGAGCATGGACTGCAATTATGCGCAGGGCTATTATTTCGCAAAACCTATGCCGCATGAGGAGTTTGAAAATCACATAAAGCAGCATAATTCTGAAATCATTGATGAAAAGGATCCTTCAAAAGACAGCAATAAGGATAAAGTCATGATTCAAAAGAGTAAATCCGATCGGATCATGGTTATCGTGGATGACAGTACCATAAACCGCACAATTTTATCTAAGATATTTCATGAGCTGTATACCATAGTAGAGGCTGAAAACGGTCAGGATGCTTACTTGTATCTGGAAGAAAACTTTTCGATCATCGATATTGTCCTGCTCGATTTGGTCATGCCGGTGATGGACGGCTTTCAGATGCTTGGAAAAATGAAGAATTGTGAGCAACTGAGAAATATGCCGGTCATCATCACAACACAAACAGGGGAATACAGCGAGGCCAGGGCTCTCGCTATGGGCGCCGCGGATTTTATTCCAAAGCCATATAACCGGGAGGTCGCTCTGCATCGCGTCAGCAATGTAATGGCACAGTCCAAGCTTCGCGCTATCGAGCGTGAACGTGAGCTTGCCCACAAAGTGGAGGAGATGCGGTATAAAGCGGAGCACGACAGTCTGACCGGGCTCTACAACCGCGCCGCCATGGAAACCTCGATTAACAACTTTTTTGCCAATCATGAAAAAGCAGAGGGCGCCCTGCTTATGCTGGATATCGATTGCTTCAAATCGGTCAATGATACCTTAGGCCATGATAAAGGCGACGATTTGCTGGTTGACATCTCCAATATATTATTAAGCTCTTTCCGTAAAGAAGATGTTGTTGCCAGGCTTGGCGGAGATGAATTTGCCGTATTTGTTCCGTTTCGCTTACCTCCAGCTGATTTACAAAAAAGAGCAAAAAAGCTTTGTGAAAAGCTGAAAATTCAGCTGGATGGAATCAAAGTTTCCGCGACAATCGGTATTGCCAACGCACCCCTTCATGGTTCCGATTACCAGACCCTTTATAAAAATGCGGACGCCGCTCTTTTGGCTGCGAAAAGACTTGGGAAGGATCAGTACAAAATATACGATATGCAGATGGAAATGCCGTCCCCGTCGTTGTACCGCAATATGGATTGGCTGCTTGATGAAACCAGTGACGCTATCGTTATTTGCGATATGAAGAGCTATGAAATTTTATATCTCAACAGTGTGGCCGCCAAAATCGCAGGAAAGGACAAATCCTTGTGTGTAGGGCAAACGTGCTACAAAACCCTGTGGAAACGAGAGCGGCCCTGTGAGCATTGTATCTCCTGCGGCAAGCTGTCTCAGGCGTACATTGAGCAAGAAGTGGAGGATGATGCAACCAAACATCACTATATCATCCGGGACAAGCTGATGGAATGGGGCAACAAATATGCCCGCATTCAATACATACAGGATGATACTGCCAGGAACCAATTTAAAAATGAGCTGGTTCAAGCAAATGAGCGCTTTTCGGGTATGCTCTCCTCCCTGCAGGCCGGATTGGTGAAATGCCAGCTGAATGATCAATGGACTGTACTGGAGGCAAATGAACAATTTTATGAAATCATTGGCTACAGTAAAGAAGAATTTGAGGCCCGATTTGATAATTCGCTGGCAGCTGTTGTGGAGCCAAGCTGCCTGGAAGAAAATCGCATTCAACTACAGCAGCAATTAAAAATCGGTGAGAAAGTGGTTATGGACAGCTGCTTTATCAATCGTCTTGGGAATCCTGTCCACGTTACCGATCAAACCGTTGTCGTAACCGAACCGGATGGGAAATCCTATTTTTACTGCACCTATATCCGCAAGGCGGATGTCCAGATTCCGCAGAAAGGAGACGCTGCGATATGA
- a CDS encoding DUF4368 domain-containing protein has protein sequence MIDSDRIFQRANIQELRSCGSTHYLCRCGNWEESKYTYVCGKCHTHKEECTPHTIKAAYLRETALAAIQKVCAAARTDREAFIAHLTAKQSGQAKQELAAKRKELEEAKKRLAEVDNLIAVTFEKLATGILTDEQFRQLNGRYLEEQETLKGRSAELEAGLAKEQDELNNIGKFLAIVDRHIEVTELTPDILREFVHHITVHERDGAYKKKFYSQQVDICFNHIGTIQ, from the coding sequence ATGATTGATAGTGACCGGATATTCCAACGTGCCAATATTCAGGAATTGCGTTCCTGCGGCAGCACCCACTATCTTTGCAGGTGCGGGAACTGGGAGGAAAGCAAATACACCTATGTTTGCGGCAAGTGCCACACGCACAAGGAAGAATGTACGCCCCACACCATAAAAGCGGCCTATCTGCGGGAAACGGCTCTTGCAGCTATTCAGAAGGTATGTGCGGCGGCAAGGACAGACCGGGAAGCGTTTATTGCCCATTTGACCGCCAAGCAATCAGGCCAGGCAAAGCAAGAGCTGGCGGCAAAGCGCAAGGAGCTGGAGGAGGCAAAGAAACGCCTTGCGGAGGTTGACAACCTGATTGCCGTTACCTTTGAAAAGCTGGCAACGGGCATTTTGACTGACGAGCAGTTCAGACAGCTCAATGGGCGTTATCTCGAAGAACAGGAAACGTTGAAAGGCAGAAGCGCGGAGCTGGAAGCAGGGCTGGCAAAGGAGCAGGACGAGCTGAACAACATCGGGAAATTCCTCGCCATTGTTGACCGCCATATAGAAGTGACGGAGCTGACCCCGGATATTCTGCGGGAGTTTGTCCACCATATCACGGTGCATGAGCGTGACGGGGCTTACAAGAAAAAGTTTTACTCGCAACAGGTTGATATTTGCTTCAACCACATTGGAACGATACAATAG
- a CDS encoding TetR/AcrR family transcriptional regulator — MDQREENMPRVIEAAIWCFENIGIEKTTRVLIAKQAGVTVRSLQRYFGTLENLIVEAIGVYMQRYSDSLQSELNQLVESNANGYEQLIAFLRNHLNYYRPDMPASLVVHEMELYFLKHDIPLTLLYQKIFNSKTQRSVIGELFKKGLDDGSIKKRSDIEVIYAYLVTTFPGMIIRISMMGAAYKHVPTTVTTEMIFDKYIEILDSLIKA; from the coding sequence GTGGATCAAAGAGAAGAAAACATGCCGCGAGTCATCGAAGCGGCAATATGGTGCTTCGAGAATATAGGAATTGAAAAGACAACAAGAGTTCTCATTGCAAAACAGGCCGGAGTTACCGTGCGCTCATTACAAAGATACTTCGGTACCTTGGAGAATCTAATTGTTGAGGCTATTGGCGTCTATATGCAAAGATATAGTGACTCCCTTCAATCCGAACTTAATCAGTTAGTTGAATCAAACGCCAATGGGTACGAGCAACTAATTGCTTTTTTAAGAAATCATTTGAACTACTATCGGCCGGATATGCCGGCATCCTTGGTAGTTCATGAAATGGAACTGTATTTTTTAAAACACGATATTCCGCTGACACTGCTTTATCAAAAAATATTTAATAGTAAAACACAAAGAAGCGTAATAGGCGAACTGTTTAAAAAAGGGTTGGACGATGGCAGCATAAAAAAACGCTCAGACATCGAGGTGATTTATGCGTATTTGGTGACTACTTTTCCTGGTATGATCATTCGGATTTCCATGATGGGTGCTGCGTATAAACATGTTCCTACAACCGTAACAACTGAAATGATATTTGACAAGTATATTGAAATTTTAGATAGCCTTATCAAAGCGTAA
- a CDS encoding VOC family protein: MQFKFTHNNINVADLERSLAFYKEALGFEKVKEKTAEDGSFKIVWIGDGVTDYLLELTWLKDHPQPYELGENEIHQGIVVDDYEAAHALHEKMGCICFENTSMGLYFIEDPDGYWVEIVPTRQ; the protein is encoded by the coding sequence ATGCAGTTTAAATTCACCCACAACAACATCAACGTGGCCGATCTTGAGCGAAGCCTTGCCTTTTACAAGGAAGCGCTCGGTTTTGAGAAGGTGAAGGAAAAGACCGCGGAGGACGGCAGCTTCAAAATTGTCTGGATCGGGGACGGCGTGACCGATTATCTGCTTGAACTCACGTGGCTGAAGGATCATCCCCAGCCCTATGAGCTTGGTGAGAACGAGATCCATCAGGGCATCGTGGTGGACGACTACGAGGCCGCCCATGCCCTTCATGAGAAAATGGGCTGCATCTGCTTTGAAAACACCAGCATGGGTCTGTACTTCATCGAGGACCCCGACGGCTACTGGGTGGAGATCGTGCCCACGCGGCAGTGA